The genome window TTTATTTTTCCATCTTATCATAAATTTATGCTTTTATTGAATATGTATTATTAAATCCATGACCGAAGTTACAGTAAGTAGTCCCGCCTGGTATCGGTTTCCCCGCCCCGCCTTGTCCCTACACAAAAcatgtttcaaaaaaaaaaaaaaacattgtgtgTAGGCGCCATATCCATtgtataaatatgatattatggcaaaaaaaacacattttttttccattgtATATTGAttgtatgaattatttttatttttttttcattttaaaatttcctaTTCACACctatatatcatatattatataaacaatgaaagtcaataaatatgaatttaattatttaattttaaatattctcaatttcaattaaatattttaaaattaaataattaaattcatattcacTTACTTTCgttgttatataattttatgatatatagGCGTGAAttggaaattttaaaatgaaaaaaaattaaaaataattgaagttgAGATTTCACAGTAAAATCATCTTTAATGTAAAAGGAAacctaaaaatactaataatttcaaaacttttaaaatgaagttAAATGCTAAATAATAGCAAAATTACGcgtaaaaaattgttttacattTAAGAATGGAGATTCTTATATAATATAAGTGTTAATGGTTTACGTTTGACCGTAAAGATTCATATTCTATCTAaagattgaaattttatttttatgagacCATATATCTCGATGGTAAGTAATCCtcttataaaaatgattttacagGGTGTaacattatcttttaaaaaataataaaatactttcaaacccaaaataaatcaaattaataattttttttaaaaaaagtgagtCGTGTCACTAGTATTCTGCAGcagatacacacacacaaaaaagtaTTATGCAGCAGTTAGGAACGTAAACAATAGAATAGACTATTAAACTGTCACGGCTGTTACTAATCTGAATCAGTGTTTGTTTTTGAGTTCTAGTGTTACATATGTAATATGTAACTACATCAAATAATTGGAAGGAGAATTTGTCTTGTCCAAACAAATTAGTTTCTTGGAGAAGATACATGtaatctataaaataaaaagtataacatagactaattaatacaaaaagacataaagagAACGAGTATATACTGTTCTGATACCATGCCTTAGTTTGTAACCTTCCATTTCTGTCTATAAATTCATCTATTCCCTATATCATTCCATAATTGTGGCATCCACTCAAAGTTAAAAGCACAAAAATCACACTCCTTAATCATCCCATCAATTCCTCCCCCCGAGAAGAAAAGAGGGGACAAAATGGAGTTGAAGGAATCCATTTTGATTAAGCTTCTGCTGCTGCTACCCTTTTTCTCGGTTCTATGTGCTTCACCGGACTTCAATTTCTTCTACTTTGTTCAGCAGGTAATATATGATTTCATTGAAAGATCATGCTttgtgttataaaaaataattatctcatTGGAATGCGATTTGCATTTTGCAGTGGCCAGGATCATACTGTGACACACAGAAGagttgttgctaccccacaactGGGAAGCCTGCAGCAGATTTTGGCATTCATGGTCTGTGGCCTAATTACAATGATGGCACATACCCATCTAACTGTGATCCTAACAACCCTTTCAATCCATCTGGGGTACTTCATTCTGCACCAATTGAATTTTTCCATTTGTTCTTGTATAGCCTCCAAAATTGTCCTTTTATTAACCTTGCCATTCTCATATCTCAACTTATTcatttacaaatcaaatgattgaTGATGCATCTTGTCCATAATTTGTTAATATGTATATAATAAAGGATAAAATGTGTTTAAGTCCATGTATTTTCGATAAATATTGATAATAGTCTCGATACTTTAACTTTGGTCAATTTGGTctctttattttagaaaaacagTGGTTTTTGTTCTTAATCATCACAAACGGTTTTCACTATTAAGAGGGACAaaaaccactttttttttttttttttgtaaaattcgTGGACTATATTGATCAAAGTTGAATTCTGAATTCTATAATCAAAAGTCATCCATAGTACAGGGGACTAATCCCTTGACCATGCAATACCCCTTATATCTCCCACTTTATCCAATCATAAATTATGTAAGTTGCAAGAAGGACTTTTTCCCCTTATATCTCCCACTTTAtccaataataaattatgtcaGTTGCAAGAAGGACCTTTTTCTATCTTGTTTATTACATTTGAATCAAAAGGACTTATGGCTTTCTATCTTGTTTATTACATTTGAATCAAGAGGACTTATGGCTCCATAATGATTGTATCCAATTTAAAAGTCACAAAATTTGTTTGCCATCCCCTCAAAAGACAAACGCTTTctgattttttaactttttttaaatgtcatttttatattgaggaacaaaaggtgATGTCCATCCCTTACTAGATAAACCTGTCTACCTTTTCTATGGGGGAAATCACCAAATAACAGAATATCTTAAGAACATTATATATTGTTAGAGGCCTCTATTATTTGTATGGGTCTTTATGGAAACTTTTTTCAAGTTTATCGTAACGTTCAAATTAGATGGTCATGCAATCATGCCATAACTGCTACGTAGGGAAagcctaaataaataaataaaatacttctaAACCTCAAATCATAATCTCAACTACATATTTTAATCCTGAAAAGTATTCTGTCTCTGATGATTAATTTGCCACTAATTTGTCTTTATATATGATGACAGATTTCTGATCTCACTAGCAGTTTGCAAAGTAATTGGCCCACACTGGCATGCCCAAGCAGCGATGGGATAACATTCTGGACCCATGAATGGGACAAACATGGCACTTGTTCAGAGTCAGTCCTTAAGCAGCATGACTATTTTGAAGCAGCTCTCAACCTTAGACAAAAAGCCAACCtcctccaagctcttacaaATGCAGGTACATATTAAAACTTTGTTAATTTAACACGGGTTGATTTAACTTAACTAGGAATCTTGGATTGTCTTGTGTGTTTGGATATGAGTCTTAATATACAGTTATGTTATATTCACGACTAAAACAAGATTGTTTCTCATGTATGgtctagacaaaaaaaaaaaaaaaaaactattaatataaatatttataatgcaTGTCTATTAAACTCTAAAGCATTTAgagtttaaaacattttttacacATACATTCAGAATTTACTTTATTGTTTCATcatgttaataaataaaataatgtgatGAAGTGATCAAATCTTACTAGACTTCTAATCACTAAATTAAACTCATCTTAACCCACTAGAATCGGCCTAGTTAGTGGTAAATAGATGTATGAGAACTTAAGTttgattcttatttatttatttatgcaatATGATTTTACTAAATCAATCATTGTGAAACATGCATTGTGTGTTGCCAGGAATACAACCAGATGGGCAATCCTACAGCTTGAGTGACATCAAAGAGGCTATAAAGAATGGAATTGGGTATGCTCCATTCATTGAGTGCAATGTGGACTCATCCGGCAACAGCCAGCTATACCAAGTTTACTTGTGTGTGAACACTTCTGGGTCAGACTTCATGGAGTGCCCTGTGTTCCCCAGGAGCAAATGTGGCTCAGACATTGAGTTCCCATCTTTTTAGTTTCTAAGACAATGTTTATTCCAGTTAATTTACTGATATTTTAATGTGTGTTGTTGTCCTTTAATTTTCATAACCAATCATAGTAATCATGTGAAAGTGCTTAattcaacaaaatggtgtatacAATTATAGCCAACAATAGTGCAAATTCTTTTTCCAAGTTGAGTTAAAATATGCAGCTGAGGACCAATGGGAATAAGTCCTAAcaattgattttatcttttccaaggttttaaattgagtttgcagTTTTGCGACCACGTTAAGGTTGTCGTGATTACAGGTGTCACGGATTTTACGATGAATGCGTCATTTAATTTGTATGATTATATAATTCACAATAACCtataattaatcatttaatttgattctgattctaaactattttaaattaattccttCCATTTCAcatctaattaataaattttgcaCTCAATAATCAATTCCCACTAATTTGTCACCCAATTAATTGATGTCCTACTCACTCAATTAATTCATTTCTGCAAGTTTTTTTTAACCTACTCCCTTCTCTCAACTCTCgtgtccttaattttttttagtatccGAACAAAATATTGACCAGTCTtgatatgttaatttttaagtttccGTTAAGTGTTGTTGTTAATTGATAACATGACAACCTTTTGAGAgtgttgcattttttatttttcaattttgcaGTGATTCAAAATCgtcaaaaaataattcttgGCTTTTTTTGAAAGGTATCAAACGATATCTAATGGCTAAAATCGCTAAAAAATACTTCTTATAGGAACTCATGACTCTTTCTTTAAATCAACATGTGAAGGTTTCTCATAGGTGATAGATATCATTTTAACAACTAAATTAGATTATAATGAAGTGGTTGTAATTTTTATAACGAATTTTCTAACCCGGGCAAATATGcataaaattattaactatGCACTTTCAACCAACTTTAATGAGctaattctttaaaaaagcAATAATTTCTCTCTTATTTATTCTTTGAACTAAATTCAATGTAACACACACGGTAGAGCCACATACGTACCAAAAAATGTAACTTAGTTTtagtttactttatttttttaatcagcaaaaTGATATTTGTATTTATATGTAAAGACACGATGGGTGCCAGAGCCATTTACAAATTGTGCTATAGGTACAAGGTTTCCCCATATTAACATAAGACACATATTAATATGACATAACCAAGACCAATAAGCCATCACCAAAAAACCAGAAATACACGACCATGTATTTTCATCAACAGACCAATGGTTAGTGGATTGACTCACGCACTGTTATGCCAATTCCAAAACCTGCCAACAAAAATTAAGATACCAAGCACATGCCCCATGCAAAACAGCACATCCCAAGTGAGGGCCACCCGTAACAAAATCAAGGTGTGAACCATTCACAAATTGGCAGAACCAGTTGAAGAATACCAATTAATAGCCACTCCATTAATTCATCGCAACACATACTAGTTCCCTGTATGCAAACCAAAAGTTAATATGCATTGTAACTAAACCTCTCCATGCATGCATAGACTTTATTTCCATCCACTGCTAAAAAAGGTGCATTCTACGATAGCAAAATTACGACCGTTCTCCAAGAACTATCTTAATTCAATTGCAGTGACAGTTTTGTAATATGAATAACTTCAACAAAAACGGTTGTATAAAAATTGTATTAGAAATCTGTGTTTCACAACGGGTTTTTGTAAAACCGTCCTAGTATCATTTCTCTTCCAGCAATTATAAATTGAAGGGTGCGTGTAGCTCAGTGAACTCACAGCAAAGAGAAACCCTAAAATTTCTTTGTCGTGATGGAGATGCATCGATGATGACGTCGACCTCGACTCGACCAACGAACCAACGACTTGAAGAAGGTGGCTCATTCTTCTTCAGATCTAATCAAAGAAATAAATGGGGGAAGCGTTGTAACTATCACGCGCGAAAGGACACGAAGGAGAGGATGGCGGGCGTGGAGTACCTCACCAACTTCTAGAAGCTTCCAAAAAGAGGGTATCATCTTCCCAGCGAGCACTGAGCAGCAGTTGCAGGGAAATAAAAGTCGTGTCAGTGAGCGTCGCATTCACGACGATGGCAAAGATGGTGATACTTTATCGTCGCATTCACGGCAATGGTGATCGTGGCATGTTGAGCAAGTCAAAGAAGAAGCAAGGGCTCAAGCGTTGCTGGCTTCTGCTTAAACCCCAACACACCACCATTTTCGATGTTGCGTCTCATCTACTCAACACTTTCCGCCTCCACTACACCTGTCCCCATGGCATCGTCCTATAGGAAATCACGAATCAAATTCGCATATCTTGATTTTATGATTCGATTAGTTTATTGAGCTATTGAGTATATTGATTTGACAATTGAAATTTTGGATAACTAtggtgattttgttttttttttgggattttAATGCAGATGGATGGCTTTGTTTTGCCATCTTTTGATTCCACTTTTTGAAGGATAAGGACATTGTTTGGTGATCCCTAGGACGATAATGTAGTTTTTAAGAAACTTTTTCACCCAAATCTCAAGCTTTTAATTGTTACTAAAGGTTCACAGGGTTGCAGACATTACACCAAGGTATGCTTACCATAACCATTTGACTATGATGTCACCCATCTCATTGGAATCACAATTTATCTTTTCGTCTTTGGTAtcttttgtgggtgggtgtgtGCTACTATGCTTGTATGTACGTACAGTCATGAACAAATATCATATTTACCTCACTCAAGCCCTAATTAAGGCTTGGGCTTAAGCGAGGGCCTCTAGTGAATCCAAGTTTGCTCTCTAACTTGGCTTGCTTAAACCTTATCTTGCTCAAGCTTAAGCGAGTTCAACCACATCCACTATCTTTGTGATTCTTCTCACTCAAGCACTCATAATGACTTGCTTGAGAAAGACATCTTAGTGTCTCCTCATTTTGATTTTAGCTTGTTTGGCTTAAGTGCACAACATGCCATGCTTAAGTGAGAATGACTCAGTTTCTTCAACTAActtaaattgatgcaaaaactctacataaacataaaaagtcCTAAAAACTTAAATTCTGAAGTTCCCGTGTCATTATTCACAATTCACTCTAATCTTAAGGTAAAACAAGACTCAATGtatacaaaattttagataatcaTCTCAAATTATATGTGAAATTAAGGTATATTTAGCGATTATCAAAGCCCGCAGAATCATTCTAACACATCTCCCTCTCTTAGAACACGAGATACCCCTATGTTGCAAGAAGTGCATTTGAGTTGCGCCTGCCAGTGTTGTAATATTACCTAGCCATCCACAGCAAGCGCTCCAAACCTGATGGATATATATACAATTAAACAACACATGATCACTGGATTCATCCTATAAGTGACACAAGGGGCAAAAAGTTGTCAGTAATGTTACCCCTCTCCTTACCAAATTTGACTTAGAAGGTAAACCATTGTGCAAGATTCTCCAAATGAAACATTGTACATTGGAGGAATTTGTAGGCACCATATATCAAAGAACATTTTTTAACTTTCACATCCCTTTCTAAGATCACTAATGGACGAATATGCATAATTTATCCAATATTGTCCATTTTTTTCATCAAGCCATAACCACCCATCTTGCAAAttgctatttaaatttatagcatcctacttttgttttaaattttctttcaagGCCTCCTCCCACATCAAACTGAGCCTCCTCCATTGTAGATCCTTGACCACACTTCATTTTTCCACCTTCCCATATTATGAATTGTTTCTTGTTGTTGCAAAGATAGACCAAATAACCTAGGGACCACACTTCATTTTTCCACCTTCCCATATTATGAATTGTTTCTTGTTGTTGCAAAGATAGACCAAATAACCTAGGGTATAAACGTGCTAAATTGTCTTCCTTTACCCATTTATCTTTCCAAAACCTTGTCTTCCCCCTATCCTCAATCTTCCACTTACAACGAGAATCAAACCAAGTAGAAGAGTCTGGCCACCACAAATATTACATAAATCTCACCACCAAATGGAAGAGTTGTTTTGACACATTTCCATCTACTAGCCCCTCCACCCTATGATTTGACTCTTAAGATTTAACCCACAATGTTTCCTCTTGGTTAAATAGATTCCATCTCCACTTGCACAAAAGTACGTTATTAAAAGCCCTCAAATTCTTTACCCCTAAACCCCATGTGTCTTGGGCCAACAAACTTTTTTCCAACTAACCTAACAAATTTCTTATTCTCATCCCCCTCCCCCctcttaagaattttttttttttgcaacctCTTAATTGTTTTTCACAGTCCtaggaattttaaaaaagacTTGAAGAACAAAGGAAGAGAAGATATTACCGCGAGAGATAGATCTATGCTTCCAAGAGTTCAACCTCCTAACAACTTTATCCACAATAGGCTTCCAAGTTTCCTCTTTTCTTGGATTAGCTCCAATAGGTATGCCAAAGTAGACAAAATGACAATTTGgttatctcacaattcatcaaTGTAGCAAAAATCTCCAAGGTTTCTCCATCAACCCCCAATGCTTCTAAAAATCTTTAATGGAAGTCACTTTGAGACCTGGAATGAGTTCAAAACATCTCAACATGCTCTTTATGGTAAGCACGTTGGCAAAGGTAGTTTCCCCAAAGAAAAGAGTAGCATCTGCAGATTAAAAGAGATTGACTTCAACCTTTTGTTTAACCTCCAAGAAgcatgaataatattattttcaataacttGCCTCATCATCCCACTAAGTCCTTTAACAACTATATTGAACAAAAAATGAGCCAGTGGATCCCCTTGACACAATCCCAATCCCCTGTTGATCATGAATTCCAAGGTTGGGCTATTATTCACCAACATCAAAATTGATAGATAAATTATATCTTCTTTATGTTTTGTACAGAACCTTCTAATGATATAAATTGTATTAGATGAATACATTCTTATATTTCATTCTTGTGTAAGGATATGTTTATAGCTTctacattatattattatatttaaaaattcaataaatttaaggCTGGACGGTAGGGGATGGATTGGGTTTAAGGTGTCAACTTAGTTGGAATGCTTATCTTAATTTATGATATTGTttcatgtcatttttttttttaaaaaaaaaaatatttaaaatttcgaGGTTCCTAAATTTTTGACTAATCACAATAATACCCTCTAGATGTTACAAGAGAAAGAATGTTgcactaaaaagaaaaaattgcttcatttaaagtaaaagaaatttatgTAACTCTTTTTGAACGTTGGGAATAAAAATGctctataaaatattatagcAATTATAGCAAgagtcagtaaaaaaaaatctattttattaacttttatccaTCATGCATTAAATTTTTACAAACTAATATTCATTTACAATAACAAATTATAGTTCAAAAATGAGTTTTGTAATTCGTTAATTACTTTATTCAGTTTTTGTGACTAAATAATTAACGCTGAAAACAAATTGTGTTGTAGTGTCTCGCAAGTTATTCCTTCTAGATCTGGATCCATAGCTTCTAACATGAGACTCGGAACATACGCATATGGTTCATGGTTGTTACCTGGCATATGAACACGGAAGCATTCAATTGAAACACGTCAATGTCTATCAATTAAACCAACTATACTTGATATCATTTCAACTAAAATTAGTTGATACTCCATCTTtgttgctatatatatatatatatatatatatatatatatatatatatatatatatatatatatatatatatatatatatatatatatatatatttccatttcatatataaataaaaaataattaattttatattatttaaaaaaattaattgatattatttaattttactaattttaagtgaaattattcttaaaatatttttaattaaaacttgcTATTATGAATAAAGAGTCATTAAatagttataattaaataaaaaatattttaaaagtaatatataaaattagttaaatttacttatatttgagTTAAGATAcaatgtaactttttttataagactaaattatctaattcatcaaaattaaaaaaaaataattagtttagttaattataataaatctgtttttaattcataactttttgaaaaattatatttataattaatatttatttcttttctaattatttttaaatattttttttaaaattaaaattttataatctaaaaataattaatataagaaatattataaattaaatcttataagaaataaataaacagtCTTATGAATACGAAGTATGATCTCTGTGGTCCGTTTACATTAATCAATGAAAGATtccaattattatattttcatgcatttaataatttttattataaacgtTTTAATCAGAGGAACGATTCCCAAACCAATAGTCGGGCACTTCTATTAATGTTGACATGTCAAAACacgtaatttaaaatatcatctgAAATCAAGTTTAGAACATGGAAACAATAATTTGCAACTAcgagaagaagaaaatgtgaTAAGGACTGACAAGAagttgcatatatatatatatatatatatatatatatatatatatatatatatatatatatatatatatattatatgggAAAGATAGTTGATATTATTTCTTTGTTGCTAAAATCACGATCGACACGCCAAACATCCCCTCCATTTGATTTGCACGCAAGACCACCAAACTTCCCTTACCACAAAGCTTCATACAAGCATTATAAACTAGAGATTAAGTCTTTAAAATTGTAACGAGaaacaagattaaaataatgTCCTTACATCCGTTACTAAATGTTCTTCTTTTTAGTTTGTTGGTAAACTTTCAAACGCATTTTGAACGTACCCATAATAAATGATAGTCCAAGTCCTTGCCACGTCGAGGTAGctagaaaaaagtaaaacagaCTTGATAAATATGCGATTATTGGTACGTTAGGAGCCTTACAAAGTTGACCCTTAAAATGTATTAAACTTTCTTAATTAGTTGAAATGAGAGAGATCTAGCTTTTTGATGTCCTTTTCAAGCTGTCCATTTAAAACAATATTAGATAACAattgtattaatatttaattatgaattcATTTCATGAAAATGTATGATTTTAAAAGATGACATGACTATATATGTAAGTGTTTTAATCTTCTACCAACAGAGCAATTATATATACAATTATACCTTAAAACAATAATCATCATCAgtcaatttaatctttaaaattataaaaataatttagtatttgaaattataacaataaaGACTAGAATGATTAACATTTggtaatttcaaaaaatttaatgatacttttatataatttcagaAACTAGATTAACCGATActtttttttcaagagattaACCGAGACTTAAAATTCTAGAAACCAACAATTTGATGTATAACTGTTTTTCTATACGtgtaaaagttttaatttgtatgtattaatatttaaaagtgtTAATTCTAGAAACTAATTTGtcaatttaatcaataaaattataaaatagtattttagtatttgaaattataacaataaagactaaaatgattaacattttgtaatttcaaaaattgaaaagctatttttatataatttcagaAACTAGATTAACCGATACTTAAAATTCTAGAAACTAATTTGatgtattattgtttttatatgcGTGTAAAAGtgttaatttgtatattaatagaaaaatgttatataaaaaagaaatgttagaTATCATAAATGGTGTGTTGTTTGAAGGAGTTGGTACAGAAGGAGTTGATATGTACCAAATCACCTACCCTCATTTTTTGTCTCCTTTCGTGTTTCTCTCATTAGAAAATGGCAttcagcaaaaataaaaataaaaaattaaccaagTGAGGGTGTCGATTTTTAACCacttattattttctaattggGATCGACAATAGGGAAGGCAACGAATAGTAAAACTAGTGATCTCAACCCGTTTCTATGGTATCCTTTAAAGGATAATGTTCTCAATATGtgaattatcaaatatttattaggtTTAGAAGTTTGTTAATAAACAACATATTTGATAACTTATTACTATTGGCAGGTATAAAATAAGCAGCCGATGTATATGaaaaatcatttgaatttttttactcaCCAAGgtatttgatataaaatagtcCTATGAAAAGTAATAATCAatctttattgaaaattttgaatacacaaaaaataaatattttcttctcaacacgatttatttcatatttaagaTTAAGATTTGAAATTATGAACAACTAAACACATTATCACTTGTACTAACCGTtgctatatatttaattaattagtcaatGGCAACCTTAGAGGGCACGTTGTAGTTTTCGTGGATAACCCTTACACTTTCCACCATAAAAGTACGTGAAATGTTATTAGAGAAAGAGTGTGATATGATTCGCATATTCCATAGCATGCCTTACAAGCTCACGCATCATTTCATTGACTTACGGGCCTATAAAAAAGATCACTTTATAAGTTTATATCAACATCATTCATTAATTCCTTTTGCTTGTGTGAAGTGCCAAATTAAGAGAGAAACAGAGAGATAGAAGGA of Glycine soja cultivar W05 chromosome 1, ASM419377v2, whole genome shotgun sequence contains these proteins:
- the LOC114401943 gene encoding ribonuclease 1-like — encoded protein: MELKESILIKLLLLLPFFSVLCASPDFNFFYFVQQWPGSYCDTQKSCCYPTTGKPAADFGIHGLWPNYNDGTYPSNCDPNNPFNPSGISDLTSSLQSNWPTLACPSSDGITFWTHEWDKHGTCSESVLKQHDYFEAALNLRQKANLLQALTNAGIQPDGQSYSLSDIKEAIKNGIGYAPFIECNVDSSGNSQLYQVYLCVNTSGSDFMECPVFPRSKCGSDIEFPSF